Proteins from a genomic interval of Fusarium oxysporum Fo47 chromosome I, complete sequence:
- a CDS encoding GWT1-domain-containing protein: LQIYCLHRFFVPEPLHSPKLCAEACHHLPPAMSESGSYKQRKEDFVSNLSGGSVAEINYVTSVAAVAIILWSVLQARQSFFEPYTVLAFAVDFLLNVGAILLSITLYSKSPLLLNLLLIAPAILIFVLPPNSTSRKKKLKVPPNARSKENSGQLDILSTKPFLTNFRGCMMIVTCVAILAVDFRLFPRRFAKVETWGTSLMDLGVGSFVFSAGLVAARPVLREKAIGRTTGRATPLSHRIVHSLRHSIPLLVLGLIRFLSVKGLDYAEHVTEYGVHWNFFFTLGFLPPFVAIFQSALKWIPSFAALSLLVGVTYQILLETTSLKAYVLTAPRTDLISMNREGIFSFIGYLAIFLAGQDTGMFVIPRNIPPKSTASPGAQRNTLLMTMAVWGGVWTGLYLLSTNYHYGFGLAVSRRMANLPYVLWVVAFNTLQLLGFAVIDTIFFPTFYNAQDAKTEKEAYMQATSRVIRAYNRNGLAIFLLANLLTGLVNMTVNTLDATPVLTMGILVAYTATITGVAVALDAYNISIKL, from the exons TTGCAGATCTATTGCCTCCACCGTTTCTTTGTGCCCGAACCTCTACACTCTCCTAAATTATGCGCTGAGGCTTGCCATCATTTGCCGCCGGCCATGTCTGAATCCGGGAGCTACAAGCAACGAAAGGAGGACTTTGTGTCCAATCTCTCTGGCGGCTCTGTCGCAGAAATCAATTATGTTACATCCGTTGCGGCT GTAGCGATTATTCTGTGGTCCGTCCTCCAAGCCCGCCAGTCTTTCTTCGAACCATATACCGTACTCGCATTCGCTGTTGATTTCCTCCTCAACGTTGGAGCCATTCTCCTGTCAATAACTCTCTATTCAAAATCACCGCTTCTTCTGAACCTTCTTCTTATTGCGCCTGCGAttctcatcttcgtcctcccACCTAACTCTACAagtcgaaagaagaagctcaaggtcCCTCCAAATGCGCGGTCCAAGGAAAACTCCGGGCAGCTTGATATCTTATCAACGAAGCCTTTCCTCACAAACTTTCGCGGTTGCATGATGATTGTCACCTGTGTGGCCATTCTTGCTGTCGACTTCCGCTTGTTTCCTAGACGGTTTGCCAAGGTTGAGACATGGGGTACTTCTCTGATGGACTTAGGTGTTGGATCCTTTGTCTTCTCAGCCGGCCTTGTTGCGGCTCGTCCTGTACTGCGCGAGAAAGCGATAGGTCGCACAACAGGCCGGGCAACACCCCTTTCCCACCGGATCGTGCATTCGCTGCGCCATTCTATCCCACTACTAGTGCTAGGGTTAATACGTTTCCTGAGTGTTAAGGGTTTGGACTACGCCGAACATGTGACAGAATATGGCGTTCActggaacttcttcttcaccctTGGTTTTCTGCCCCCATTTGTTGCTATCTTCCAGTCAGCTCTGAAATGGATTCCTTCATTTGCAGCCCTGTCGTTGTTGGTGGGCGTCACATATCAAATTCTGCTTGAAACCACTAGTCTCAAGGCGTATGTCCTGACGGCACCCAGGACCGACCTAATCAGCATGAACCGGGAAGGTATTTTCAGCTTCATTGGATACCTGGCAATTTTCCTTGCTGGGCAAGATACGGGCATGTTTGTCATTCCCCGTAACATCCCCCCTAAGAGTACCGCCAGCCCTGGAGCCCAGAGGAACACCCTTCTGATGACCATGGCTGTTTGGGGTGGTGTCTGGACTGGACTCTACTTGCTCTCCACGAATTATCACTACGGTTTCGGCTTGGCAGTATCCCGTCGCATGGCAAACCTACCCTATGTTTTATGGGTTGTTGCCTTCAACACCTTGCAGTTGTTGGGTTTTGCGGTCATCGATACGATATTCTTCCCTACCTTCTATAATGCACAAGACGCAAAGACGGAGAAGGAGGCTTATATGCAAGCCACCAGCCGTGTCATCCGAGCATACAATCGTAACGGattggccatcttcttgttggcaaaCTTGTTGACTGGCTTGGTCAATATGACAGTCAACACACTGGATGCTACTCCCGTACTGACAATGGGAATATTGGTTGCATATACCGCAACGATCACAGGGGTCGCGGTGGCATTAGATGCTTATAATATCAGCATTAAGCTTTAA